The following proteins are co-located in the Pseudarthrobacter siccitolerans genome:
- a CDS encoding HU family DNA-binding protein: MAKNRSELVAEVAGKAGTSQAAVNSVLDALFEVFETSVASGEKITIPGWLAVERTDRAARTGRNPQTGETIQIAAGHSVKLTAGSKLKAAVSNKK, from the coding sequence ATGGCTAAGAACCGTAGTGAACTTGTTGCAGAGGTAGCGGGCAAGGCCGGCACCAGCCAGGCAGCCGTCAACTCCGTCCTCGACGCACTGTTCGAGGTTTTCGAGACTTCTGTCGCCTCGGGCGAGAAGATCACCATCCCGGGCTGGCTCGCCGTCGAGCGCACCGACCGTGCAGCTCGCACCGGCCGTAACCCGCAGACGGGTGAGACCATCCAGATCGCGGCTGGCCACAGCGTCAAGCTGACCGCCGGCTCCAAGCTGAAGGCTGCTGTCTCCAACAAGAAGTAA
- a CDS encoding nucleotidyltransferase domain-containing protein, whose amino-acid sequence MEEHHPRASASVLGGSAAAGTASSTSDLDIALLYPSGHANYAATTRYRGWLVEEFVHTEESLDFWYQKEALERRPVIADLCARGILLTDNGVGAEWQMRAREQMTRGPLPLGHDERDLRRYNLSALIDDLVGSGDDAETFALASDVFHGTADLFLMESGSWLGAGKWVVRRLHLNGSDLALRLCIWAGDPGRNDASLVELAREVLELSGGYLQEGFLRGKRA is encoded by the coding sequence GTGGAAGAGCACCATCCCCGTGCCTCCGCGTCTGTTCTGGGAGGAAGCGCGGCCGCCGGCACTGCGTCATCGACGTCCGATCTCGACATCGCCCTTCTGTATCCGAGCGGACATGCGAACTATGCCGCGACGACCCGATACCGCGGGTGGCTAGTTGAGGAGTTCGTGCACACAGAGGAGAGTCTGGACTTTTGGTATCAAAAGGAAGCACTGGAAAGACGGCCAGTTATCGCCGATCTGTGCGCCCGTGGAATTCTTCTCACAGACAACGGCGTAGGCGCGGAGTGGCAGATGCGCGCGCGTGAACAAATGACTCGGGGTCCGCTGCCCCTGGGCCATGACGAACGTGACCTTCGCCGTTACAACTTGAGTGCCCTTATCGACGACCTGGTGGGCAGCGGAGACGACGCCGAGACATTCGCCTTGGCATCGGACGTCTTCCACGGAACGGCTGACCTGTTCCTTATGGAGAGCGGCAGTTGGCTTGGCGCCGGCAAATGGGTCGTCCGTCGCCTCCACCTCAATGGCAGCGACCTGGCGCTCCGCTTATGCATTTGGGCAGGAGACCCAGGCCGGAATGACGCTTCTCTCGTTGAACTCGCGCGAGAGGTACTGGAATTGTCGGGCGGTTACCTTCAAGAGGGATTTCTTCGGGGCAAACGCGCCTAA
- a CDS encoding DUF5956 family protein, whose amino-acid sequence MWESIAVAEPSDRWTELDETGWDALIGWAAGPQNLRRFPNSDVGRAVSMTCIRDGVTEQLEEVFTAADRKVVDDSVDDYLADAGIPARPRGYRWFIRVPEAYESADAFHRDLHEAINATSPAQASPHPVNWRPLIQGVVQSFYS is encoded by the coding sequence ATGTGGGAAAGCATCGCGGTAGCCGAGCCCTCCGACCGATGGACTGAGTTGGATGAGACCGGGTGGGACGCGTTGATTGGTTGGGCAGCTGGTCCCCAGAATTTGCGCCGTTTCCCCAACTCGGACGTTGGTCGCGCCGTTTCCATGACTTGTATTCGGGACGGAGTGACCGAACAGTTGGAAGAAGTCTTTACAGCAGCCGACCGCAAAGTTGTAGATGATTCCGTAGACGATTATCTGGCTGATGCAGGGATTCCAGCGAGGCCTCGAGGCTATCGCTGGTTTATCCGTGTACCCGAGGCTTACGAGTCTGCCGACGCGTTTCACCGTGATCTCCACGAGGCCATCAACGCCACCAGCCCAGCACAAGCATCACCTCACCCAGTCAACTGGCGCCCCCTGATTCAAGGAGTTGTTCAAAGTTTCTACTCCTAA
- a CDS encoding cytochrome c oxidase assembly protein — protein sequence MPSAAKPQSTTTPPAPGKGTPGQGNGAVGVSSAWQLAGLGALFLALAAALLFSGAAAAREVSDPGALVRWGLPVAKAIHNISAATVIGGLIFAVGILPKSLARHSRRQMGAGAEDAEHPAFTRVVAIAAAAGAAWTLSAISVLVLTYADVAGQAISGDAQFTQALVYFMTDIETGRAWLAVTIIAAVVTTALFGVRSLGGLALTLILALIGLVPTALIGHSSSSSDHEGAINSLGLHLVGVSTWVGGIIILALLSGILTGTKAGASTDITEATLRRFSALAGFAFVLVFASGIINASIRITNWGDLVGSSYGQLILAKAAATVVLGGIGLMHRQWVIPQLGAKGSTMSSRRVLWQLVLAEFLVMGATSGVAVALGRSAPPQPTTFAPDASPAFILSGYELPPELTPGRWLTEWRLDWLWIAVALFGLVSYFLGIARVYRRGDKWQWFRSVNWVIGLLVLTYITSGPPSVYGRVLFSAHMVDHMALTMVAPIFLVLGAPVTLALRALPPRGDGSRGPREWLLVFVHSRFSQVVTHPLFAAANFAGSIVLFYYSDLFGFAMREHVGHELMILHFLLTGYIFILSMIGTDPLPRRAPYPMRLLLLLATMGFHAFFGVAIMGGTNLLAADYFGNLGRAWGQSALLDQQTGGAVAWGIGEVPTLLVAIGVAIMWSRSDQRETKRVDRAADRNNDADLTAYNDMFAKLAERDARLAERNKLEGR from the coding sequence GTGCCTTCCGCCGCAAAACCCCAATCCACAACAACCCCGCCAGCTCCCGGCAAGGGAACGCCGGGGCAGGGCAACGGCGCCGTGGGTGTCTCAAGCGCATGGCAGCTGGCAGGCCTGGGTGCACTCTTCCTGGCCCTTGCGGCGGCACTCCTCTTCTCCGGCGCAGCTGCCGCCCGTGAGGTCTCGGACCCCGGCGCACTGGTCCGCTGGGGCCTCCCCGTCGCCAAGGCCATCCACAACATCTCAGCGGCCACCGTCATCGGCGGCCTCATTTTCGCCGTAGGCATCCTCCCGAAGAGCCTGGCCCGCCACAGCAGGCGCCAGATGGGTGCCGGCGCCGAGGACGCAGAACATCCGGCCTTCACCCGCGTAGTGGCCATTGCAGCTGCGGCGGGTGCCGCGTGGACCCTGTCCGCCATCTCCGTCCTGGTGCTCACATACGCAGACGTGGCAGGCCAGGCAATCTCCGGCGACGCGCAGTTCACACAGGCTCTGGTCTACTTCATGACGGACATCGAGACGGGCCGGGCCTGGCTCGCTGTCACCATCATTGCCGCCGTGGTGACAACTGCACTGTTCGGGGTCAGGTCCCTGGGCGGGCTGGCGTTGACATTGATCCTGGCCCTCATCGGCCTGGTGCCGACGGCCCTTATCGGACACTCATCAAGCTCCTCCGACCACGAGGGCGCCATCAACTCCCTCGGCCTGCACCTGGTCGGCGTCAGCACCTGGGTGGGAGGCATCATCATCCTGGCGCTCCTGTCCGGGATCCTCACCGGCACCAAAGCAGGCGCTTCAACTGACATCACCGAGGCAACACTCCGCAGGTTCTCGGCACTGGCGGGCTTCGCCTTCGTGCTGGTTTTCGCGTCGGGCATCATCAACGCGAGCATCCGGATCACCAACTGGGGCGACCTTGTTGGTTCCTCCTATGGCCAGCTGATTCTGGCCAAGGCGGCCGCCACCGTGGTGTTGGGCGGAATCGGCCTGATGCACCGGCAGTGGGTCATCCCGCAACTGGGTGCGAAGGGTTCCACTATGTCCTCGCGGCGGGTCCTGTGGCAGCTGGTCCTGGCTGAATTCCTGGTGATGGGCGCAACGTCAGGTGTGGCCGTGGCACTGGGCCGGTCGGCGCCGCCCCAGCCCACCACGTTCGCCCCCGATGCTTCACCAGCCTTCATCCTCAGCGGCTACGAGCTTCCCCCGGAGCTGACTCCGGGGCGCTGGCTGACCGAGTGGCGTCTGGACTGGCTGTGGATCGCTGTGGCACTGTTCGGGCTGGTATCCTACTTCCTCGGTATCGCCAGGGTCTACCGCCGCGGGGACAAATGGCAGTGGTTCCGGTCAGTGAACTGGGTGATTGGCCTGCTGGTGCTCACCTACATCACGTCCGGGCCGCCGTCGGTCTATGGCCGCGTACTGTTCTCCGCGCACATGGTGGACCACATGGCGCTGACCATGGTGGCGCCCATCTTCCTGGTCCTCGGCGCACCGGTGACGCTTGCCCTGCGTGCACTGCCTCCCCGCGGAGACGGTTCGCGCGGCCCCCGCGAGTGGCTGCTGGTATTTGTGCACTCCAGGTTCTCCCAGGTGGTCACGCATCCGCTTTTTGCCGCCGCCAATTTCGCCGGCTCGATCGTGCTGTTCTATTACTCGGACCTGTTCGGGTTCGCCATGCGGGAGCACGTGGGGCACGAACTGATGATCCTGCACTTCCTGCTGACAGGCTACATCTTCATCCTGAGCATGATCGGCACGGACCCGCTGCCGCGCCGTGCGCCGTATCCGATGCGGTTGCTGCTGCTCCTGGCCACCATGGGCTTCCACGCCTTCTTCGGGGTGGCCATCATGGGCGGCACCAACCTCCTGGCCGCCGACTATTTCGGCAACCTGGGCCGTGCCTGGGGACAGTCCGCCCTGCTGGACCAGCAGACCGGCGGGGCCGTTGCCTGGGGCATCGGCGAGGTGCCCACACTCCTGGTGGCCATCGGCGTGGCCATCATGTGGTCCCGGTCCGATCAGCGGGAAACCAAACGCGTGGACCGGGCGGCGGACAGGAATAACGACGCCGATCTCACCGCTTATAACGATATGTTTGCCAAATTGGCTGAACGCGACGCCAGGCTGGCAGAACGAAACAAGCTGGAAGGACGCTGA
- a CDS encoding endonuclease domain-containing protein yields MTVEFLRQRLPGRRNGKARAVLHWIDRGADSLLETLARTYFRQAGITVQPQVYLERVGYVDLLLNGWLVVELDGRHHADWKQVKKDHRRNNESVVQGYTALRYYYSDVVHRPKAMVDEVLAVLGRRR; encoded by the coding sequence ATGACTGTTGAGTTCCTTCGCCAGCGGCTTCCGGGCCGGCGCAACGGTAAGGCGCGGGCGGTCCTGCATTGGATTGACCGAGGCGCGGACTCCCTCCTCGAAACGCTGGCACGGACGTACTTCCGTCAGGCGGGAATCACTGTTCAACCTCAGGTTTACCTGGAGCGGGTGGGGTACGTTGACCTACTGCTGAACGGCTGGCTGGTGGTTGAGCTGGATGGCAGGCACCACGCCGACTGGAAGCAGGTTAAGAAGGACCACCGGCGGAACAATGAATCCGTGGTCCAGGGATACACGGCACTCCGGTACTACTACTCGGATGTGGTGCATCGGCCCAAAGCCATGGTTGATGAAGTTTTGGCGGTGCTCGGCCGGCGGCGTTAG
- a CDS encoding beta-galactosidase domain 4-containing protein: MTEYQELFEKYPRLMGGFVWEWLEHGITITSSEGGRHYGYGGDFGEEVHDGNFVTDGLVDADRNPRPGLLDFKKVIEPLRITVADDWSGFTIRNVQDFADTSTFSFRYTVEADGGAPEGGTVDVAPVSPQDEAFVPLPAGLAALASGLTYCRASVLTVTAFLAAETAWAPAEHEVAWGQSVREGASPGNPSPVEPVHVLDTELQLGPVQFSRITGMPTSIGGVAVEKLALTLWWPPTDNDLGREWGGDDDRPLATQWKDARLNLLHARLLGISAEASPEGGEALTVRTRVSAADKQYGVFVDYTWTSDGEAVALRTQVRPDGAWVNRGFEVEWARIGLELVVADEAAAVSWFGQGPHQSYPDTGQGTRMGWFAMPLAEMDVDYVRPQESGVRSGVRWAAVEMGGSTLEISGDPFALTVRPYSQDVLDKENHRPDLKPDGRTYIYLDHALRGVGTAACGPGVLEPYRLKPREADFTLVLSVR; encoded by the coding sequence ATGACGGAGTACCAGGAGCTTTTCGAGAAGTATCCGCGCCTGATGGGCGGGTTCGTCTGGGAATGGCTCGAACACGGCATCACCATCACATCCTCGGAAGGGGGCCGGCACTATGGCTACGGCGGCGACTTCGGTGAGGAAGTTCACGACGGCAACTTCGTCACCGACGGCTTGGTGGACGCCGACCGCAACCCCAGGCCAGGGCTGCTGGACTTCAAGAAAGTCATCGAACCTCTCCGCATCACAGTGGCCGATGACTGGTCCGGCTTCACCATCCGCAACGTACAGGACTTCGCGGACACGTCCACGTTCAGCTTCCGCTACACGGTAGAGGCCGACGGCGGCGCGCCCGAGGGCGGGACAGTGGACGTTGCGCCGGTGTCACCTCAGGATGAGGCATTTGTGCCGCTTCCTGCCGGCCTTGCGGCTTTGGCTTCGGGGCTGACTTACTGCCGCGCTTCCGTCCTGACCGTGACTGCGTTCCTCGCCGCTGAAACGGCCTGGGCCCCGGCGGAGCACGAAGTTGCGTGGGGGCAGTCAGTCCGTGAAGGGGCTTCCCCTGGCAACCCGTCGCCGGTTGAGCCGGTGCATGTCCTGGACACCGAACTTCAGCTGGGGCCGGTGCAGTTCAGCCGGATCACCGGCATGCCCACCTCTATTGGCGGCGTAGCGGTGGAGAAACTGGCCTTGACGTTGTGGTGGCCGCCCACGGACAACGACCTGGGCAGGGAGTGGGGCGGTGATGATGACCGCCCGCTCGCCACCCAGTGGAAGGACGCCAGGCTGAACCTGCTCCACGCACGACTGCTGGGTATCAGCGCGGAGGCCAGCCCTGAAGGCGGGGAAGCGCTGACGGTCCGTACGCGTGTCAGTGCAGCCGACAAGCAGTACGGCGTGTTTGTGGATTACACCTGGACCAGCGATGGCGAAGCCGTTGCGCTTCGGACACAGGTCCGGCCTGACGGCGCCTGGGTAAACCGGGGGTTTGAGGTTGAATGGGCCCGGATCGGACTGGAACTTGTGGTGGCTGACGAGGCTGCGGCCGTGAGCTGGTTCGGCCAGGGCCCGCATCAAAGCTACCCGGATACGGGGCAGGGAACCCGGATGGGATGGTTCGCAATGCCATTGGCGGAAATGGACGTGGACTACGTCCGGCCCCAAGAGTCGGGGGTCAGGTCCGGCGTCCGGTGGGCGGCAGTTGAGATGGGTGGCAGCACGCTCGAGATTTCCGGCGATCCTTTTGCGCTGACGGTCCGGCCCTACAGCCAGGACGTTTTGGATAAGGAGAACCACCGGCCGGACCTGAAGCCGGATGGGCGGACTTACATCTATCTCGACCATGCCCTCCGGGGAGTGGGAACTGCTGCCTGCGGCCCGGGTGTGCTGGAGCCGTACCGCCTCAAGCCCCGCGAAGCCGACTTCACGCTGGTGCTTTCGGTGCGTTAG
- a CDS encoding GNAT family N-acetyltransferase: MQDPRVRPLLDELAVEYDMRYGDLFGREGAAEELNRYPAEEFAGPGGALLVIQENGESIAGGAFRRYDDATAELKRIWTHSAHRRRGLARLVLAELEALAVRRGYTRLYLTTGPRQPEAKHLYLTTGYEPQFDLDADPETIKFLAFTKDLSGHLQN; this comes from the coding sequence ATGCAGGATCCCCGGGTGCGGCCGCTGCTGGACGAACTGGCGGTCGAGTATGACATGCGTTATGGCGACCTGTTCGGCCGGGAGGGAGCGGCAGAGGAACTGAACCGCTACCCGGCCGAAGAGTTCGCGGGACCCGGCGGGGCCTTGCTGGTGATCCAGGAGAACGGCGAATCCATCGCCGGCGGAGCCTTCCGCCGGTACGACGACGCCACCGCCGAGTTGAAGCGGATCTGGACACACTCGGCCCACCGCCGCCGCGGCCTGGCCCGGCTGGTGCTGGCCGAGCTGGAAGCGTTGGCAGTGCGCCGCGGGTACACCCGGCTCTACCTCACCACCGGTCCACGCCAGCCCGAAGCCAAGCACCTTTACCTGACCACCGGTTACGAGCCGCAATTCGACCTGGACGCCGACCCGGAAACGATCAAGTTCCTCGCCTTCACCAAGGACCTTTCCGGACACCTGCAGAACTGA
- a CDS encoding NHL domain-containing thioredoxin family protein produces the protein MSETVRTHLRVRASELVGRNWLNTGGKSLDLEALRGKIVLLDFWTFCCINCLHVLDELRPLEEQYSDVLVTVGVHSPKFEHEADPVALAAAVERYEIHHPVLDDPELETWKAYTARAWPTLVVIDPEGYIVAHLSGEGHADGLAVLIPELIAEHEAKGTLHRGSGPYVAPEPTSGTLRFPGKALFLPAGRGSAPQGTSDGGSAAGAAGSGSASGSATNGAAAHGSWLVTDTGHHRLVELGTDFQTVLGTYGSGTKGHVDGPAAGDDAAARFNEPQGLVLLPEDVAAKAGYDVVIADSVNHRLRGLSLTDGKASTVAGNGVQRLLETGPARVDEDAAGFTGRLSEHPLEVSLSSPWDLVWSRKLNAVVVAMAGTHQIFSFDPLTGAVSIVAGNGLEGLLNGPAHEAWFAQPSGLAEDADGNIWVADSETSALRKLVIGDDGTVTVESAVGKGLFDFGFRDGPAAEARLQHPLGVTVLPDGSVAIADTYNGAVRRYDPSNGTVSTLARGLLEPSDVIVDHTQSAGSEPLLVVVEANQHQLVYVPIPKEAQQVDEGASQTHRPKSPVAPGPLELTVRFTAPTGQKLDDRWGDPTQLKISSTPPELLVSGGGTSVGLLRTLELSSDVPEGVLHITARAAACDGPETEDGEIPDHAACHLYQQDWGIPVLLQADGDTELVLDLRGMD, from the coding sequence ATGAGCGAAACCGTACGCACCCACCTCCGGGTCCGAGCCTCCGAACTGGTGGGCCGTAACTGGTTGAACACCGGCGGCAAATCACTGGACCTCGAAGCCCTCCGCGGCAAGATTGTGCTGCTGGACTTCTGGACTTTCTGCTGCATCAACTGCCTGCACGTCCTGGACGAGCTGCGGCCGCTCGAGGAACAGTACTCCGACGTCCTGGTCACCGTGGGCGTTCACTCGCCCAAGTTCGAGCATGAGGCAGACCCGGTGGCGCTGGCAGCAGCCGTGGAGCGCTACGAGATCCACCATCCTGTCCTGGATGACCCGGAGCTGGAGACCTGGAAGGCCTACACGGCCCGCGCCTGGCCAACCCTGGTGGTCATCGACCCCGAGGGCTACATCGTGGCGCACCTCTCCGGCGAGGGCCACGCGGATGGACTCGCGGTCCTGATCCCCGAGCTCATCGCGGAGCACGAAGCCAAGGGTACGCTCCACCGCGGCTCCGGCCCCTATGTCGCGCCCGAGCCCACCTCCGGCACGCTGCGCTTCCCCGGCAAGGCCTTGTTCCTTCCCGCCGGTCGCGGTTCAGCACCACAGGGAACGTCCGACGGCGGCAGTGCGGCAGGTGCCGCGGGGTCCGGTTCGGCGTCCGGTTCAGCCACCAACGGTGCAGCGGCACATGGTTCCTGGCTGGTCACCGATACCGGCCACCACCGCCTGGTGGAACTGGGCACGGACTTCCAGACCGTCCTGGGAACCTACGGCTCCGGCACCAAAGGCCACGTGGACGGACCCGCCGCCGGTGACGACGCCGCCGCCCGGTTCAACGAGCCCCAGGGCCTGGTCCTCCTGCCGGAAGACGTGGCTGCGAAGGCGGGCTACGACGTCGTGATTGCAGACTCGGTCAACCACCGGCTCCGCGGTCTTTCGCTCACGGACGGCAAGGCCTCCACGGTGGCTGGTAACGGCGTGCAGCGCCTGCTTGAAACCGGACCGGCGCGGGTGGATGAGGACGCTGCCGGATTCACCGGCCGGTTGAGTGAACACCCGCTCGAGGTCTCGCTGAGCTCGCCGTGGGATCTCGTATGGTCCAGGAAGCTCAATGCCGTGGTGGTCGCGATGGCCGGTACGCACCAGATCTTCAGCTTTGACCCGCTGACCGGTGCCGTGTCCATCGTTGCCGGCAACGGACTGGAGGGCCTGCTGAACGGGCCCGCGCATGAGGCCTGGTTCGCGCAGCCCTCCGGGCTGGCAGAGGACGCCGACGGCAACATCTGGGTGGCTGACTCCGAAACCTCAGCACTGCGCAAGCTGGTGATTGGCGACGACGGGACCGTCACCGTGGAGTCCGCCGTGGGCAAGGGCCTGTTCGACTTCGGCTTCCGGGACGGCCCCGCGGCCGAAGCCCGGCTGCAGCACCCCCTGGGCGTGACCGTCCTGCCTGATGGCTCGGTGGCGATCGCGGACACCTACAACGGTGCCGTCCGCCGCTACGACCCCTCCAACGGCACTGTATCCACCCTGGCGCGGGGGCTGCTCGAGCCCTCCGACGTGATCGTGGACCATACGCAGTCGGCGGGCTCCGAGCCGCTGCTGGTGGTGGTGGAAGCCAACCAGCACCAGCTCGTGTACGTGCCCATCCCCAAGGAAGCCCAGCAGGTGGATGAAGGCGCGTCACAGACCCACCGGCCCAAGAGCCCGGTAGCCCCGGGGCCGCTGGAGCTGACGGTCCGTTTCACCGCCCCCACCGGCCAGAAACTGGATGACCGCTGGGGCGATCCCACCCAGCTGAAGATCTCCTCCACGCCGCCCGAGCTGCTGGTGTCCGGCGGCGGAACCTCGGTGGGCCTCCTGCGCACCCTTGAGCTGTCCTCCGATGTGCCGGAGGGCGTCCTCCACATCACCGCCCGCGCTGCAGCATGCGACGGCCCGGAAACCGAGGACGGCGAGATCCCGGACCACGCGGCCTGCCACCTCTACCAGCAGGACTGGGGTATCCCTGTGCTGCTGCAGGCAGACGGCGATACCGAACTGGTGCTGGACCTGCGCGGCATGGACTAG
- a CDS encoding helicase HerA-like domain-containing protein — protein sequence MANKTTAEKLATIQKGYTLEGAAIELGAAIVDGELHKEAQVRLPLAMMNRHGLVAGATGTGKTVTLHMMAEQLSNAGVPVFLADIKGDLSGLATAAAGSDKLKARTESIGQAWQGRTYPVEFLALGGDGNGIPVRATVSSFGPILLSRIMELNDTQESSLQLVFYFADKNGLELIDLKDLRAVIQFLTSDEGKDQLEELGGLSKATAGVILRELVNLEAQGLEKFFGEPEFDTAELLRTAPDGRGVVTCLELPTLQTKPMLFSTFLMWLLADLFEDLPEAGDLDKPKLVFFLDEAHLLFNGASKAFLAAITTTVRLIRSKGVGIFFVTQTPKDVPADVLGQLANRVQHALRAFTPEDSKALKATVSTFPVSDYDLEETLTSAGIGEAVVTVMNEKGAPTPVALTRLRAPESLMGPSAEDLVRSTVAGSALLGKYGTAVDNPSAYEKLTGTAAASTGPAAPGQPPVPGSGVPGSGAGGSLDVDAEARRIEEEILGRPSSRPAPSTRTSAPRTRDEEPQVSRQQSRSQDAGGDGMMGDLGGVLGGALGGGLKSMARSIGTQLGRELLRGVFGTSSRRRRR from the coding sequence ATGGCCAACAAAACCACAGCAGAGAAGCTTGCCACCATCCAGAAGGGGTACACGCTGGAAGGGGCCGCCATCGAGCTGGGCGCCGCCATCGTGGACGGCGAGCTCCACAAGGAGGCGCAGGTCCGGCTGCCGTTGGCCATGATGAACCGGCACGGCCTGGTGGCCGGTGCCACCGGCACCGGCAAAACCGTCACGCTGCACATGATGGCGGAACAGCTGTCCAATGCCGGTGTGCCCGTCTTCCTCGCGGACATCAAGGGCGACCTGTCCGGGCTCGCCACCGCCGCCGCCGGAAGTGACAAACTCAAGGCCCGCACGGAAAGCATCGGGCAAGCGTGGCAGGGCAGGACCTACCCCGTGGAATTCCTCGCCCTGGGCGGGGACGGCAATGGCATTCCGGTCCGGGCAACGGTGTCCTCCTTCGGGCCCATCCTGCTCTCGCGCATCATGGAGCTGAACGACACCCAGGAATCAAGCCTGCAACTGGTGTTCTACTTCGCGGACAAAAACGGCCTGGAACTGATCGACCTGAAGGACCTGCGGGCCGTTATCCAGTTCCTGACCTCGGACGAGGGCAAGGACCAGCTGGAAGAGCTCGGCGGGCTGTCCAAGGCCACCGCGGGCGTGATCCTGCGCGAACTGGTGAACCTTGAGGCCCAGGGGCTGGAAAAGTTCTTCGGCGAACCGGAGTTCGATACCGCCGAGTTGCTGCGCACCGCCCCGGACGGCCGCGGCGTGGTCACCTGCCTGGAACTGCCCACCCTGCAGACCAAGCCCATGCTCTTCTCCACCTTCCTGATGTGGCTGCTCGCCGACCTCTTCGAGGACCTGCCCGAGGCCGGCGACCTCGACAAACCCAAGCTGGTGTTCTTCCTGGACGAGGCCCACCTCCTGTTCAACGGCGCCTCAAAGGCATTCCTGGCGGCGATCACCACCACCGTCCGGCTCATCCGGTCCAAGGGCGTGGGCATCTTCTTCGTCACCCAGACCCCCAAGGACGTCCCGGCCGATGTGCTGGGGCAGCTGGCCAACCGGGTGCAGCATGCCCTGCGTGCCTTCACGCCGGAGGACTCAAAGGCACTTAAGGCGACGGTTTCCACGTTCCCGGTCAGCGACTACGACCTCGAAGAGACGCTCACCTCTGCGGGCATTGGTGAGGCCGTCGTCACCGTGATGAACGAGAAGGGCGCTCCCACTCCGGTGGCGCTCACAAGGCTGCGCGCCCCCGAATCCCTGATGGGGCCCAGCGCCGAGGACCTGGTCCGCAGCACGGTGGCCGGGTCCGCGTTGCTGGGGAAGTACGGGACGGCGGTGGACAACCCCTCGGCCTACGAGAAGCTCACGGGCACGGCGGCGGCTTCCACCGGGCCCGCCGCCCCCGGCCAGCCGCCTGTTCCGGGCTCCGGTGTTCCCGGTTCCGGTGCCGGCGGCAGCCTGGATGTTGATGCCGAGGCCCGCCGCATTGAAGAGGAGATTCTTGGCCGGCCCAGCAGCAGGCCGGCACCTTCCACCAGGACCAGTGCGCCCCGCACCCGGGATGAAGAGCCGCAGGTTTCCCGGCAGCAGTCCCGTTCCCAGGACGCGGGCGGGGACGGGATGATGGGCGACCTCGGCGGTGTGCTTGGCGGGGCACTCGGAGGCGGGCTAAAGAGCATGGCCAGGTCTATCGGAACGCAGCTGGGACGTGAGCTCCTTCGGGGTGTTTTCGGCACGTCGTCCCGGCGCCGCCGCCGCTGA